In Argiope bruennichi chromosome 4, qqArgBrue1.1, whole genome shotgun sequence, a single window of DNA contains:
- the LOC129967126 gene encoding thioredoxin reductase 1, cytoplasmic-like isoform X1 — protein sequence MAPIPELVQEVNNYINNNNVMIFSKTTCPFCNKVKALISSLGVQFTALELDTLENGPELQKAMAAKVGRSTVPQVFIRGQHVGGCDDTFAAHCSGKLQEMLFREEEKYDYDLIVIGGGSGGLAASKEAARLGKKVAVLDFVTPTPVGTTWGLGGTCVNVGCIPKKLMHQAAILGQSIKDAKSYGWSYEDKVEHNWVVMRENVQNYIGSLNWNYKVQLRTEQVKYINAYGQFVEDHKIKAVDKKGKETLMSSKHFIIATGERPRYPDIEGAKEYGITSDDVFSLEKSPGKTLVIGASYVALECAGFLKGIGLDVTVMVRSILLRGFDQDMAERIGSYMQSEGINFIRPCVPKKVEKIESGEHKLKVTGIMQSGEEVVGEYDTVLFAIGRDACTNNIGLDKVGVQINTKNGKLPVVNEQTNVPYIYAIGDVLEGKPELTPVAIEAGQLLARRLYADSVIQCDYDFIPTTVFTPLEYGSIGYSEENAIEKYGEDQIEIYHSNITPLEWTIAKRETNACYVKLICLIPEKERVIGFHYLGPNAGEVTQGFALGIKLGATKADFDATIGIHPTCAEIFTTLSVTKRSGKSTEQSGC from the exons aTGGCTCCCATTCCAGAATTAGTGCAAGAAGTTAataactatattaataataataatgtgatgATATTTAGTAAAACTACTTGTCCATTCTGTAACAAA GTTAAAGCATTAATTAGTTCATTGGGAGTCCAGTTCACTGCTTTAGAATTGGATACATTag aaaatggaCCTGAGCTGCAAAAAGCAATGGCAGCAAAAGTTGGAAGATCAACTGTTCCCCAGGTTTTTATTCGTGGGCAGCACGTTGGAGGTTGTGATGATACTTTTGCAGCACATTGCAGTGGTAAACTACAGGAGATGCTGTTTCGCGAAGAAGAGAAATATGATTATGATTTGATTGTTATTGGAGGTGGTTCTGGAGGATTAGCTGCTTCAAAG GAAGCTGCCAGACTTGGGAAAAAAGTAGCAGTTCTCGATTTCGTTACTCCTACACCAGTTGGCACAACTTGGG GTCTTGGTGGAACTTGCGTTAATGTTGGTtgcattccaaaaaaattaatgcatcaaGCAGCTATCTTAg gCCAGTCAATTAAAGATGCAAAGAGTTACGGTTGGAGTTATGAAGATAAAg tggagCATAATTGGGTTGTTATGCGTGAAAATGTACAGAATTACATTGGCTCcttaaattggaattataaaGTTCAATTGAGAACAGAACAAGTCAAGTATATTAATGCTTATGGTCAATTTGTAGAAGACCATAAAATTAAG GCAGTGgataagaaaggaaaagaaacttTAATGTCCTCCAAGCACTTTATTATAGCCACTGGAGAACGTCCTAGGTATCCAGATATTGAAGGGGCTAAAGAATATGGTATTACTAG TGACGATGTTTTTTCTCTTGAGAAGTCACCTGGTAAAACTCTTGTTATTGGAGCTTCTTATGTTGCTCTAGAATGTGCTGGATTCTTAAAAGGCATTGGCTTGGATGTAACAGTCATGGTCCGCTCCATATTGCTTCGTGGTTTTGATCAAGATATGGCTGAAAGAATTGGAAGCTATATGCAATCTGAAGGCATAAATTTCATTCGCCCTTGTGTTCCTAAAAAG GTGGAAAAAATTGAATCGGGAGAACACAAATTGAAAGTAACTGGGATCATGCAGTCAGGGGAAGAAGTTGTTGGAGAATATGATACT gtactGTTTGCAATAGGTAGAGATGCTTGTACCAATAATATAGGATTAGACAAAGTGGGTGTCCAAATTAATACCAA AAATGGTAAATTGCCTGTTGTGAATGAACAAACAAATGTTCCTTACATATATGCCATTGGAGATGTACTGGAAGGAAAACCTGAATTAACACCGGTTGCCATTGAAGCCGGTCAGTTATTAGCTCGACGACTATATGCAGATAGTGTTATTCAG TGTGATTATGATTTCATTCCAACTACTGTTTTCACTCCATTGGAATATGGCAGTATTGGATATTCTGAGGAAAATGCTATTGAAAAATATGGTGAAGATCAAATAGAG atttatcattcaaatattaCACCACTAGAATGGACTATTGCAAAACGGGAAACTAATGCATGCTATGTAAAGCTGATATGTCTTATACCTGAGAAG gAAAGGGTTATTGGCTTTCACTATTTGGGTCCCAATGCTGGAGAAGTAACTCAAGGTTTTGCACTTGGTATAAAACTGGGTGCAACTAAAGCTGATTTTGATGCTACTATTGGTATCCATCCAACTTGTGCTGAG
- the LOC129967126 gene encoding thioredoxin reductase 1, cytoplasmic-like isoform X2 has protein sequence MISIRKKFAAFIYSITFNILKNGPELQKAMAAKVGRSTVPQVFIRGQHVGGCDDTFAAHCSGKLQEMLFREEEKYDYDLIVIGGGSGGLAASKEAARLGKKVAVLDFVTPTPVGTTWGLGGTCVNVGCIPKKLMHQAAILGQSIKDAKSYGWSYEDKVEHNWVVMRENVQNYIGSLNWNYKVQLRTEQVKYINAYGQFVEDHKIKAVDKKGKETLMSSKHFIIATGERPRYPDIEGAKEYGITSDDVFSLEKSPGKTLVIGASYVALECAGFLKGIGLDVTVMVRSILLRGFDQDMAERIGSYMQSEGINFIRPCVPKKVEKIESGEHKLKVTGIMQSGEEVVGEYDTVLFAIGRDACTNNIGLDKVGVQINTKNGKLPVVNEQTNVPYIYAIGDVLEGKPELTPVAIEAGQLLARRLYADSVIQCDYDFIPTTVFTPLEYGSIGYSEENAIEKYGEDQIEIYHSNITPLEWTIAKRETNACYVKLICLIPEKERVIGFHYLGPNAGEVTQGFALGIKLGATKADFDATIGIHPTCAEIFTTLSVTKRSGKSTEQSGC, from the exons ATGAtcagtattagaaaaaaatttgctgCCTTTATATACAGTATCACATTTAATATTCTGA aaaatggaCCTGAGCTGCAAAAAGCAATGGCAGCAAAAGTTGGAAGATCAACTGTTCCCCAGGTTTTTATTCGTGGGCAGCACGTTGGAGGTTGTGATGATACTTTTGCAGCACATTGCAGTGGTAAACTACAGGAGATGCTGTTTCGCGAAGAAGAGAAATATGATTATGATTTGATTGTTATTGGAGGTGGTTCTGGAGGATTAGCTGCTTCAAAG GAAGCTGCCAGACTTGGGAAAAAAGTAGCAGTTCTCGATTTCGTTACTCCTACACCAGTTGGCACAACTTGGG GTCTTGGTGGAACTTGCGTTAATGTTGGTtgcattccaaaaaaattaatgcatcaaGCAGCTATCTTAg gCCAGTCAATTAAAGATGCAAAGAGTTACGGTTGGAGTTATGAAGATAAAg tggagCATAATTGGGTTGTTATGCGTGAAAATGTACAGAATTACATTGGCTCcttaaattggaattataaaGTTCAATTGAGAACAGAACAAGTCAAGTATATTAATGCTTATGGTCAATTTGTAGAAGACCATAAAATTAAG GCAGTGgataagaaaggaaaagaaacttTAATGTCCTCCAAGCACTTTATTATAGCCACTGGAGAACGTCCTAGGTATCCAGATATTGAAGGGGCTAAAGAATATGGTATTACTAG TGACGATGTTTTTTCTCTTGAGAAGTCACCTGGTAAAACTCTTGTTATTGGAGCTTCTTATGTTGCTCTAGAATGTGCTGGATTCTTAAAAGGCATTGGCTTGGATGTAACAGTCATGGTCCGCTCCATATTGCTTCGTGGTTTTGATCAAGATATGGCTGAAAGAATTGGAAGCTATATGCAATCTGAAGGCATAAATTTCATTCGCCCTTGTGTTCCTAAAAAG GTGGAAAAAATTGAATCGGGAGAACACAAATTGAAAGTAACTGGGATCATGCAGTCAGGGGAAGAAGTTGTTGGAGAATATGATACT gtactGTTTGCAATAGGTAGAGATGCTTGTACCAATAATATAGGATTAGACAAAGTGGGTGTCCAAATTAATACCAA AAATGGTAAATTGCCTGTTGTGAATGAACAAACAAATGTTCCTTACATATATGCCATTGGAGATGTACTGGAAGGAAAACCTGAATTAACACCGGTTGCCATTGAAGCCGGTCAGTTATTAGCTCGACGACTATATGCAGATAGTGTTATTCAG TGTGATTATGATTTCATTCCAACTACTGTTTTCACTCCATTGGAATATGGCAGTATTGGATATTCTGAGGAAAATGCTATTGAAAAATATGGTGAAGATCAAATAGAG atttatcattcaaatattaCACCACTAGAATGGACTATTGCAAAACGGGAAACTAATGCATGCTATGTAAAGCTGATATGTCTTATACCTGAGAAG gAAAGGGTTATTGGCTTTCACTATTTGGGTCCCAATGCTGGAGAAGTAACTCAAGGTTTTGCACTTGGTATAAAACTGGGTGCAACTAAAGCTGATTTTGATGCTACTATTGGTATCCATCCAACTTGTGCTGAG